A region from the Candidatus Falkowbacteria bacterium genome encodes:
- the fusA gene encoding elongation factor G gives MPREYSLEKTRNIGIIAHIDAGKTTVTERILFFTGKKHKIGEVHEGAATMDWMEQEQERGITITSAATTCFWNNHRINIIDTPGHVDFTVEVERSLRVLDGGVMVFDGVAGVEPQSETVWHQAEKYKVPRIAFINKMDRTGADFYKDLESIHTRLTKNAFPIQLPIGAEADFLGIIDLFEREAHFYLDELGTKHEVRDIPEDMKEKVETFRAQLVEAIVENNETLMEKYLAGEEIEVAVLKAELRKAVIANKLLPVLCGSALKNKGVQFLLDSIVELLPNPLDIPPMIATDPEDETKQITVRIADDENFSALAFKIATDPFVGKLCFIRVYSGVLTSGSYVLNVSSGERERIGRIVRMHANSREEVKEVYSGEIAAVIGLKGTTTGNTLCDPEHPVLLESITFPEPVIQIAVEPKTKVDQEKMGIALSKLAEEDPTFRVTSNEETNQTLIAGMGELHLDIIIDRMRREFNVEANIGQPQVAYRETIKTKAEAEGKYVKQSGGRGQYGHCWLRIEPNEQGKGYEFNDETKGGSIPREYIAPIGKGVKEALGRGVLAGYPMVDIKATVFDGSYHEVDSNEAAFKIAGSMAFQEAARKAKPVILEPMMKVDVVTPEQFMGDVIGDLNSKRGQIEEMADQGQAKVIHAKVPLANMFGYSTSLRSMTQGRASYSMEFAYYTEVPNNVAEEIIGKNKK, from the coding sequence ATGCCCCGAGAATATTCACTCGAAAAGACCCGCAATATCGGCATTATCGCCCATATCGATGCCGGCAAGACGACCGTGACTGAACGCATCCTGTTCTTTACCGGCAAGAAGCACAAGATCGGCGAAGTGCATGAGGGAGCGGCCACCATGGACTGGATGGAACAGGAGCAAGAACGCGGAATCACCATTACTTCCGCCGCTACGACTTGTTTTTGGAACAACCATCGCATCAATATTATCGACACCCCGGGCCACGTGGACTTTACCGTTGAGGTAGAGCGCTCTTTGCGTGTCCTTGACGGCGGCGTCATGGTTTTCGACGGCGTTGCCGGCGTTGAGCCGCAATCCGAGACCGTCTGGCACCAGGCTGAGAAGTACAAGGTACCGCGCATCGCCTTCATCAACAAGATGGATCGTACCGGCGCCGATTTCTATAAGGATTTGGAGTCTATCCATACCCGCCTGACCAAGAACGCTTTTCCGATCCAGCTGCCAATCGGCGCTGAAGCGGATTTTTTAGGTATTATCGATCTGTTTGAACGCGAAGCTCACTTCTATCTCGACGAACTCGGTACCAAGCACGAAGTCCGTGATATTCCTGAAGACATGAAGGAGAAGGTCGAGACTTTCCGCGCTCAGCTGGTTGAAGCGATCGTCGAGAATAACGAGACGCTGATGGAGAAATATCTGGCTGGCGAAGAGATCGAAGTGGCAGTCTTGAAAGCTGAATTGCGTAAGGCAGTCATCGCCAACAAGCTGCTGCCAGTGCTTTGCGGCTCAGCTTTGAAGAATAAGGGCGTCCAGTTCTTGCTCGATTCGATCGTTGAGTTATTGCCTAACCCGTTAGACATCCCGCCAATGATCGCTACCGATCCTGAAGACGAAACCAAACAGATTACCGTACGCATTGCTGATGATGAGAATTTTTCAGCGTTGGCCTTTAAGATAGCTACCGATCCTTTTGTCGGCAAACTGTGCTTCATCCGCGTTTATTCAGGCGTCTTGACATCCGGTTCATATGTTTTGAACGTCTCCTCTGGCGAACGCGAGCGCATCGGCCGCATCGTCCGCATGCATGCCAATAGCCGTGAAGAGGTCAAAGAGGTTTACTCGGGTGAAATCGCCGCTGTTATCGGCTTGAAGGGAACTACTACCGGCAACACTTTGTGCGACCCTGAACATCCGGTCTTGCTCGAATCAATCACCTTTCCCGAGCCGGTTATCCAGATCGCAGTCGAGCCGAAGACCAAAGTCGACCAGGAAAAGATGGGTATCGCTTTGTCCAAATTGGCCGAAGAAGATCCGACTTTCCGCGTCACTTCGAACGAAGAGACTAATCAGACTTTGATCGCCGGCATGGGTGAGCTGCACTTGGACATCATTATCGATCGTATGAGGCGCGAGTTCAACGTCGAAGCCAATATCGGCCAACCGCAGGTTGCCTATCGCGAAACCATCAAGACCAAGGCCGAGGCTGAAGGCAAATATGTCAAGCAGTCCGGCGGTCGCGGCCAATACGGCCATTGCTGGCTCCGCATCGAGCCGAATGAGCAGGGCAAGGGTTATGAATTCAATGATGAGACTAAGGGCGGTTCGATTCCGCGTGAATATATCGCTCCGATCGGCAAGGGCGTCAAAGAAGCTCTGGGCCGCGGCGTTCTGGCCGGCTATCCGATGGTCGACATCAAAGCTACCGTTTTTGACGGTTCATACCACGAAGTCGACTCTAACGAAGCTGCCTTTAAGATCGCCGGTTCCATGGCATTCCAAGAGGCGGCCCGCAAGGCCAAGCCTGTCATCCTTGAGCCGATGATGAAAGTCGATGTCGTTACCCCGGAACAGTTCATGGGCGACGTGATCGGCGATCTGAACTCTAAGCGCGGCCAGATCGAAGAGATGGCTGACCAGGGTCAGGCCAAGGTGATTCACGCCAAGGTGCCTTTGGCCAACATGTTCGGCTATTCCACCAGCTTGCGCTCAATGACCCAAGGAAGAGCCAGCTATTCCATGGAATTCGCCTATTACACCGAGGTACCGAACAATGTCGCTGAGGAAATCATCGGCAAGAACAAGAAATAG
- the tuf gene encoding elongation factor Tu — MAEKFERTKPHVNIGTIGHVDHGKTTLTAAILRVLSDRGLTASDRSVDQIDSAPEEKARGITIATAHVEYESEKRHYAHVDCPGHADYVKNMITGAAQMDGAILVVAATDGPMPQTREHILLARQVGVPYIVVFLNKCDMVEDKELIDLVEEEVRDLLKKYEFPGDATPIIRGSALQALNNPAGEYGDKVMELIKACDEYIPEPIRDTDKPFLMPIEDIFSIEGRGTVVTGRIERGVIKVNEEVEIVGLGETRKTVVTGIEMFNKQLDQGMSGDNAGLLLRGTKKDEVERGQVLAKTGTVTPHSEFEAEVVILTKEEGGRHKPFFKGYKPQFYIRTTDVTGEVELPAGTEMVMPGDTVSFTVKLLTAVALEEKMRFAIREGGRTVGAGVVTKILK; from the coding sequence ATGGCAGAGAAATTCGAACGAACAAAGCCGCATGTCAACATCGGCACCATCGGCCACGTTGACCACGGCAAGACCACTCTTACCGCAGCTATCCTCAGGGTTCTGAGCGACCGCGGTTTGACTGCTTCTGATCGCTCAGTCGACCAGATCGACTCAGCTCCGGAAGAGAAAGCTCGCGGTATCACCATCGCAACCGCCCACGTCGAATACGAATCGGAGAAGCGCCACTACGCTCATGTCGATTGTCCTGGTCATGCTGACTACGTCAAGAACATGATTACCGGTGCTGCTCAGATGGACGGCGCTATCTTGGTTGTCGCTGCGACTGATGGCCCTATGCCTCAGACTCGCGAGCACATCCTTTTGGCTCGCCAGGTCGGCGTGCCTTACATCGTCGTCTTCTTGAACAAGTGCGACATGGTTGAGGACAAGGAATTGATCGACCTCGTCGAAGAGGAAGTCCGCGATCTCTTGAAGAAGTATGAATTCCCAGGCGACGCAACTCCGATCATCCGCGGTTCCGCTTTGCAGGCTTTGAACAATCCTGCCGGCGAATACGGCGACAAGGTCATGGAACTGATCAAAGCTTGCGACGAATATATCCCAGAACCGATCCGCGATACCGATAAGCCTTTCTTGATGCCTATCGAAGACATCTTCTCCATCGAAGGTCGCGGCACTGTTGTCACCGGCCGTATCGAGCGCGGTGTCATCAAGGTCAACGAAGAAGTCGAGATCGTCGGTTTGGGCGAGACCCGCAAGACCGTCGTTACTGGTATCGAAATGTTCAACAAGCAGTTGGACCAGGGTATGTCCGGCGATAACGCTGGCTTGCTCTTGCGCGGTACCAAGAAGGACGAAGTCGAGCGCGGCCAGGTATTGGCTAAGACCGGCACCGTTACTCCTCACTCCGAATTCGAAGCCGAGGTCGTCATTTTGACCAAGGAAGAAGGCGGACGCCACAAGCCTTTCTTCAAGGGCTACAAGCCGCAGTTCTATATCCGCACCACTGACGTTACTGGTGAGGTCGAACTGCCAGCCGGCACTGAGATGGTTATGCCTGGCGATACCGTCAGCTTCACCGTCAAGCTGTTGACTGCTGTTGCACTCGAAGAGAAGATGCGTTTCGCTATCCGCGAAGGCGGTCGTACCGTCGGCGCTGGTGTCGTAACCAAGATTCTTAAATAG
- the rpsJ gene encoding 30S ribosomal protein S10, which translates to MTEAKGKTEAKKVAGGKEEFSQRIRIKIKAFDHKIIDQSTKTIIDTALRSGAKVFGPIPLPTEKKKYTVNRSTFVHKDARDQFEMRIHKRIVDIVEPSAQTIEALSSLSLPSGVDVEIKM; encoded by the coding sequence ATGACCGAAGCAAAAGGAAAAACCGAAGCGAAAAAGGTTGCCGGCGGCAAGGAAGAATTCTCCCAGCGCATCCGGATCAAGATCAAGGCCTTTGATCATAAGATCATCGACCAATCGACCAAGACCATAATCGACACAGCTTTAAGGAGTGGTGCCAAGGTCTTCGGCCCGATCCCGTTGCCGACCGAGAAGAAGAAGTACACGGTTAACCGTTCCACCTTCGTGCACAAGGATGCTCGCGACCAGTTCGAGATGCGCATCCATAAGCGCATCGTGGATATCGTCGAGCCGTCTGCTCAGACCATCGAGGCGCTTTCTTCGTTGAGCTTGCCATCTGGCGTCGACGTGGAGATTAAGATGTAA